One part of the Macrobrachium rosenbergii isolate ZJJX-2024 chromosome 3, ASM4041242v1, whole genome shotgun sequence genome encodes these proteins:
- the LOC136851778 gene encoding trichohyalin-like, protein MGQMKSIVEVRFKLTGVEVTVFDDYGFILSLYNGHESYPRNEEDHLSNAKKSAGLANFHERKVGHKKRGYENGLESTNGKRAKLEDTAEGLTLRLSERNRKIESRADRSQRRPLEEAIPRKEKEIRRLKKMAQKLQKENYGKDAAIQRLQKTANAMVALLAEKENRVEECVEKIRRLEDNVIQKENCIQRIEAENHLKEKSCRDVEERLASQNAEMAKLKKKFVNMENRIAKLARGSTLSRLEGRMQMLADDNAKVIELLHQMERSRKETEDTGCSADMVECLEQKRRDGESGEEVKREDTVPCSLKKRVRRLLKLVKRKTDDKGIPSQEMVATLEDTGSEEHLDAHAHSPENLDWEEIRRQIEHISPWELQSRPTPLVPEEGPFETAGDLLSSLNDLLGSPDREDVPQGTTIRQLHEELVTMLGDVLRNPKEHLTLPAEELTTAQEDVPSEELRSPPQAEDGISVPEETKSRGKDTEIIAKRSAESDKDRVLLKEEIEKLRQERDCLREEADKERAIIIEDIQSLEETRAGLKQDIVVMAQRAKVALLEITCVNEELALLKKKRDERKEEADISIKRREIDQKEKAIIKEEIETLLAERDCLRKEVDIQRAGIIQEIGSLEEQREGIQEEIRNLGQKAKHVGREINSITEEIRFLQKLRDEQQEEVDNINKRREEVELLQKEKDIIFEEIQSLLQEKDALRRDIDLISRRREEAGNILEQEMDVVRNTKRALKEEIDGFINEKEEFMKQQSILEAESKALQKQRDCLAGAIEKFQERVHKFNEEVDVHNKLRVEQLRTNRPTSRKKKFSIGLRKHLRTKDKPLI, encoded by the coding sequence ATGGGACAAATGAAGTCTATTGTTGAAGTTCGGTTTAAACTTACTGGCGTCGAAGTTACCGTTTTCGACGATTATGGATTTATACTATCACTTTATAATGGACACGAGTCTTATCCACGGAACGAGGAAGATCATCTATCAAATGCAAAGAAATCTGCAGGACTGGCAAATTTCCACGAAAGGAAAGTCGGACACAAGAAGAGAGGTTATGAGAACGGGCTGGAAAGCACGAACGGGAAACGCGCCAAGTTGGAGGACACTGCCGAGGGCCTAACGCTTCGTCTGAGCGAACGAAACCGGAAAATCGAATCGAGGGCTGACCGGTCCCAGAGGAGGCCACTTGAAGAGGCGATTCCccggaaagaaaaagagatacgtcgtctgaagaagatggcccagaAGCTGCAAAAGGAAAACTATGGGAAAGATGCGGCGATCCAACGGCTGCAGAAGACGGCTAATGCGATGGTGGCTCTGTTAGCCGAGAAGGAAAACCGGGTGGAGGAATGCGTGGAGAAAATCAGAAGGCTAGAAGACAATGTCATACAGAAGGAAAATTGTATTCAACGAATCGAAGCGGAGAACCACCTGAAGGAGAAAAGCTGTCGGGACGTCGAAGAGAGACTAGCATCGCAAAATGCGGAGATGGCCAAGCTGAAGAAGAAGTTCGTAAACATGGAAAACAGAATTGCGAAATTGGCTCGCGGTTCGACACTCTCACGTTTGGAAGGACGCATGCAAATGCTGGCCGACGACAACGCCAAGGTAATCGAACTACTGCACCAGATGGAAAGGTCTCGCAAAGAGACGGAAGACACAGGTTGTTCAGCGGACATGGTCGAGTGCCTCGAACAGAAAAGAAGAGACGGAGAATCAGGTGAGGAGGTGAAGAGAGAGGACACGGTGCCGTGCAGTCTGAAAAAGCGAGTCCGTCGACTCTTGAAACTGGTCAAACGCAAAACGGATGATAAAGGGATCCCCTCCCAGGAGATGGTTGCTACTCTGGAGGATACGGGCTCGGAGGAACACCTTGATGCTCACGCTCATAGCCCCGAAAACTTAGATTGGGAGGAGATAAGAAGGCAGATAGAACATATTAGTCCCTGGGAATTGCAGTCACGGCCCACTCCTCTCGTTCCGGAGGAAGGGCCCTTTGAGACAGCAGGAGACCTCCTTTCTAGTCTGAACGATCTCCTGGGATCTCCTGATAGAGAGGACGTCCCACAAGGAACTACAATCAGACAATTGCATGAAGAGCTTGTCACTATGTTGGGCGACGTTTTACGCAACCCAAAGGAACATTTAACGCTTCCCGCGGAAGAGCTCACTACTGCCCAGGAGGACGTACCGTCAGAAGAGCTCAGGTCCCCTCCTCAGGCGGAGGATGGTATTTCTGTCCCAGAGGAAACGAAGTCTCGTGGTAAAGACACTGAAATCATAGCAAAAAGGAGTGCGGAGTCTGATAAGGACAGAGTCCTACTCAAAGAAGAAATTGAGAAACTCAGACAGGAAAGAGACTGTCTTAGAGAGGAGGCTGATAAAGAGAGAGCCATTATTATTGAAGACATACAGTCGCTCGAGGAAACAAGAGCTGGCCTGAAGCAGGACATAGTTGTCATGGCCCAAAGAGCAAAGGTTGCCCTTCTGGAAATAACATGCGTTAATGAAGAGCTAGCGCTACtcaaaaagaaaagagatgaGCGCAAAGAAGAGGCTGACATTTCgatcaaaaggagagagatagaCCAGAAAGAGAAAGCCATTATTAAAGAAGAGATCGAGACACTCCTAGCAGAAAGAGACTGTCTCCGAAAGGAGGTCGACATCCAGCGAGCGGGTATCATTCAAGAAATTGGGTCCCTCGAAGAACAGAGAGAGGGCATTCAAGAGGAAATTAGGAACTTGGGCCAAAAGGCAAAACATGTTGGTCGCGAGATAAACAGCATCACTGAAGAGATAAGGTTCCTCCAGAAACTGAGAGATGAGCAACAAGAAGAGGTTGATAATATCaacaaaaggagagaggaagTAGAGTTACTTCAAAAGGAGAAAGACATTATCTTTGAAGAAATACAGTCACTCCTTCAAGAAAAAGACGCCCTCAGAAGGGACATTGACCTCATTTCCAGAAGGAGAGAGGAAGCTGGTAACATCCTCGAACAAGAAATGGATGTGGTCAGAAACACAAAGAGGGccttaaaagaagaaatagatgGCTTCATTAATGAAAAGGAGGAGTTTATGAAGCAGCAATCCATCCTCGAGGCAGAGAGTAAAGCCCTGCAAAAGCAACGAGACTGTCTTGCTGGGGCGATCGAAAAATTCCAAGAGAGAGTGCACAAATTCAATGAGGAGGTGGATGTCCACAATAAGCTGAGAGTCGAACAACTCAGAACAAACAGGCCTACGAGCAGGAAAAAGAAGTTTTCTATCGGACTAAGAAAGCATTTGAGGACGAAAGACAAGCCTTTGATTTAG
- the LOC136827842 gene encoding uncharacterized protein: protein MSTGQAPGNASSLCKLQDCGEEIQQNKTENINEILERIHQTCAVQKQEASQLKTQLASQNVINLEGHSKGHLIKPQLGHQQRHRLINEQQNQRTYSHGNKENENREIRHNNYIPRQQTGQQAQKNGNNQNRWKRVEENVGSSSQYHQHPNRFSDSQIPVQQNRYLNQQYPQQNSQQMNLQSGQTRPNKNHHKKPSLPAKQRCRTADVQHVQQIINTREGQRIVQHPHIFDPKIHTPIIMPCSVSAAPVLPVRSAVTLPLSVDTSLDYEIVVPYQSPSDQSKLYHNLPIEHKGSFSGYSDSKQVGIESLLLITVAALHRTEHFRPYVNSFGNQGGLPNRSQKSDSTFAFSPESNSMAHPDNSHLLNAEQYEKFKSTRRTNNESNTLLEHIRQDWLQNLTSYKLINMIPPTISSYKCSVLASHSYIRLSKSCSNLVASNSVSQHLWVNMADPNPNVDLQKSPNCQQQALVKHRSYSAPDLRTYRMRCSDLESSYSVIRKMCANIAKPDKCLESQRSPVSEQKTVPEDSHPPTKEYLTNTESVIEAEVRITKQE from the coding sequence ATGTCTACAGGTCAGGCACCTGGGAATGCTTCCAGTTTGTGTAAACTTCAAGACTGTGGTGAGGAAATTCAGCAGAATAAGACTGAGAACATTAATGAGATATTGGAGCGAATACATCAGACATGTGCGGTGCAAAAGCAGGAAGCCAGCCAGCTGAAAACTCAGCTAGCTAGTCAGAATGTAATCAACCTAGAGGGACATTCAAAAGGTCATCTCATAAAGCCACAACTAGGACATCAACAGAGACACAGGTTAATTAATGAACAACAGAATCAGCGGACTTACTCTCATGGAAATAAAGAGAACGAAAACCGGGAAATTCGGCATAATAATTACATTCCAAGGCAACAAACTGGTCAACAGgcacaaaaaaatgggaataatcaAAATCGTTGGAAAAGGGTTGAGGAAAATGTTGGAAGCAGTAGCCAGTATCACCAGCATCCAAACCGGTTCAGTGACAGTCAGATACCTGTACAGCAGAATAGATATTTGAACCAGCAGTACCCACAACAAAATAGTCAACAGATGAACCTACAGAGCGGTCAGACTAGACCCAACAAAAATCATCACAAGAAACCTAGTTTGCCTGCAAAGCAGAGGTGTAGAACAGCAGATGTACAACATGTTCAGCAGATTATCAATACTCGTGAGGGTCAGCGGATTGTCCAGCATCCTCACATATTTGATCCAAAGATACATACACCTATCATTATGCCTTGTTCTGTGTCAGCTGCTCCAGTCCTCCCTGTGCGTTCCGCAGTTACTTTGCCTCTCAGCGTTGACACATCTTTGGACTATGAAATTGTTGTTCCCTATCAAAGTCCATCAGACCAAAGCAAGTTGTATCACAATTTGCCAATTGAGCACAAGGGCAGCTTCTCGGGGTATTCAGATTCAAAACAGGTTGGCATAGAGAGTCTGTTACTTATCACAGTCGCTGCTCTTCATAGAACCGAACATTTTCGTCCATACGTTAATTCCTTTGGTAATCAAGGGGGCTTGCCTAATAGAAGTCAGAAGTCAGACTCCACCTTCGCATTTTCTCCCGAAAGTAATTCGATGGCACATCCGGATAATTCTCACCTTTTAAATGCTGAACAGTATGAAAAATTTAAGTCTACTCGACGCACAAATAATGAATCGAATACCCTACTGGAGCATATACGTCAAGACTGGCTGCAAAATTTAACCTCCTATAAGTTAATTAATATGATTCCCCCTACAATTAGCTCTTATAAGTGTTCTGTACTCGCCAGCCACTCATATATCAGACTATCAAAAAGCTGTTCAAATTTGGTAGCTTCAAATTCAGTTTCTCAACATTTGTGGGTCAACATGGCTGATCCAAACCCAAATGTCGATTTACAGAAGAGTCCAAATTGCCAGCAACAGGCTCTGGTGAAACATCGGTCCTATTCTGCCCCAGATCTGCGTACATATCGCATGAGATGTTCAGATTTGGAATCTTCGTATTCGGTTATAAGGAAAATGTGCGCTAACATTGCCAAACCAGACAAGTGTCTGGAGTCACAGAGAAGTCCCGTTTCTGAGCAGAAGACTGTACCAGAAGATTCTCATCCTCCCACGAAGGAATATTTGACTAATACTGAAAGTGTAATTGAGGCGGAGGTTCGTATAACGAAGCAAGAATAA